Proteins from one Fragaria vesca subsp. vesca linkage group LG6, FraVesHawaii_1.0, whole genome shotgun sequence genomic window:
- the LOC101298731 gene encoding serine/threonine-protein kinase haspin-like encodes MYSNSGGEITDQEHPVEEVYRRRKPRKPTSLEQPLRESNSSRREKFRVSLAAPVKRISWNRFLSTRGRTSIAVGACFEYQPPQKKAKRKGRPPRPQSKYNFEKERAYFEKVDEEELIEESPSPIPRTWVAGIPKENVEIPKLCTALEKWLLSKKLNFGLGSSNTLARILRTPGMRPSPSSGINFESSSVKTPERSSKVNSRLSSGLIKFDLSLLDRSVHEMNTTKSLPEVGNEGLDIDAAVKEHYEDIDAAVKELSLLSTSEELDRFNALLEVCEQSSPSKLQDVFSKYCDLEDIEKVGEGTYGEAFKAGNFVCKIVPIDGKLLVNQEKQKTSEELLEEVVLSRTLNYLRGNNDNVQNVCTTFIETKDLRVCQGCYDAALIKAWEDWDENHVSENTHPREFPENQFYVIFVLEHGGQDLENFVLLNCDEARSLLVQVTTALAVAEAAYEFEHRDLHWGNILLSRSDSVTMQFTLDGRQMLIRTFGLAISIIDFTLSRINTGEAILFLDLSSDPALFNGQKGDIQAETYRKMKKVTQDQWKESFPRTNVLWLVYLVDILLLNKSFDRTSKDERDLRSLKKRLNQYQSAREALFDPSFSDLFVD; translated from the exons ATGTACTCCAACTCAG GCGGTGAAATCACAGATCAAGAACACCCAGTTGAGGAGGTTTACCGGAGAAGAAAACCCAGAAAGCCCACTTCACTTGAACAGCCCTT AAGGGAATCGAATTCGAGTAGAAGAGAGAAGTTCAGGGTGAGTTTGGCTGCTCCGGTTAAGCGAATCAGTTGGAACCGTTTTCTTTCCACAAG AGGGAGGACAAGTATTGCTGTTGGTGCTTGCTTCGAGTATCAGCCTCCACAGAAGAAGGCTAAAAGGAAAGGAAGACCTCCTCGTCCCCAA AGTAAGTACAACTTTGAAAAGGAACGAGCTTACTTTGAGAAGGTTGATGAAGAAGAATTGATAGAGGAGAGCCCCTCTCCCATACCCCGCACATGGGTCGCTGGTATCCCAAAAGAAAATGTTGAAATACCCAAGTTGTGCACAGCATTAGAGAAATGGTTGTTATCCAAGAAGTTGAATTTTGGTTTAGGGTCTTCCAACACATTGGCGAGGATCCTACGAACTCCAGGCATGCGGCCCTCACCCAGTAGTGGTATCAATTTTGAATCTTCAAGTGTGAAAACCCCAGAAAGATCATCTAAAGTAAATTCTCGCTTGTCTTCTGGCCTAATTAAATTCGACTTAAGTTTGCTCGATAGAAGTGTGCATGAAATGAACACCACTAAATCACTTCCAGAGGTGGGCAATGAAGGTTTGGATATAGACGCTGCTGTAAAAGAACATTATGAAGATATAGATGCTGCTGTAAAAGAACTCTCTTTGTTATCAACTTCTGAGGAGTTGGATCGATTTAATGCTCTATTAGAAGTTTGTGAGCAGTCATCTCCCTCAAAATTACAGGATGTATTCTCCAAATATTG TGACCTGGAAGATATTGAAAAAGTTGGAGAAGGGACATATGGAGAAGCTTTCAAGGCTGGCAACTTTGTTTGCAAAATAGTTCCTATCGATGGCAAATTACTAGTGAATCAGGAAAAGCAAAAG ACATCTGAAGAATTGCTAGAGGAGGTGGTGCTTTCCCGCACTCTTAATTACTTGAGAGGAAACAATGATAATGTTCAGAATGTATGCACAACATTTATAGAAACAAAAGA CTTGAGGGTGTGTCAAGGCTGTTATGACGCTGCCTTGATCAAAGCATGGGAAGATTGGGATGAAAATCATGTTTCAGAAAATACTCACCCTAGGGAATTTCCAGAGAACCAG TTCTATGTCATATTTGTTTTAGAGCATGGTGGCCAAGATCTCGAAAACTTTGTACTTCTGAACTGTGATGAGGCAAGGAGTTTATTAGTACAG GTTACTACTGCACTTGCTGTAGCTGAAGCGGCATATGAATTTGAGCACCGTGATCTCCACTG GGGAAACATACTTTTGAGTAGGAGTGATTCAGTTACAATGCAGTTCACTCTTGATGGAAGGCAGATGCTTATACGCACATTTGGGCTAGCAATATCAATCATTGATTTCACTCTGTCGAGAATCAATACCG GCGAAGCCATACTCTTTCTAGACCTATCTTCAGATCCGGCGCTTTTTAACGGTCAGAAAGGAGATATACAA GCAGAAACTTACCGGAAAATGAAGAAGGTGACACAAGACCAGTGGAAGGAAAG CTTCCCTAGAACAAATGTGTTGTGGCTGGTGTACTTGGTGGACATATTACTCCTAAACAAATCATTT GATCGTACTTCAAAGGATGAAAGAGATTTGCGCTCGTTGAAGAAACGGCTTAATCAATATCAGTCAGCAAGAGAAGCACTCTTTGATCCTTCTTTCAGCGATCTGTTTGTTGATTGA